GACCGGCTGGCCGCCACCGGCACCCGCTTCGAGCGCGCGTACACCACCCAGCCCGTGTGCGCGCCCGCCCGCTCGGCGCTCTTCACCGGCACCTGGCCGCACTCCAACGGCACCTGGTCCAACAGCCTCGCGCCGGGCCTCGGCGTCCCCACCCTCGGACAGCGGCTCGGCGCGCACGACATCGCCGCCGGATACATCGGCAAGTGGCATCTCGACGGCACCGACTACTTCGGCAACGGCCGCTGCCCGGACGGCTGGGACCCCGAGTACTGGTACGACATGCGCCGCTATCTCGAGGAGCTCACCCCCGAGGAGCGGCTCGCCTCCCGGGACCCGGACACCGTGGACGACCCGGGCGTGGAGAGCGGGTTCACGTACGCCCACCGCTGCACGGAGCGGGCCATGGACTTCATCGAGCAGCACAGCGACGAGGACTTCCTGCTCGTGGTGTCGTACGACGAACCGCACGACCCGGGCATCACACCGCCCGAATTCGCCGACCGTTACCGGGACTTCGTCTTCCCCCACGACGAGAACGTGCTCGACGGTCTGGAGGGCAAGCCCGAGCACCAGCGCGTGTGGGCGGGGCCGCGGCTGGCCGAGGACCGCTCCGGCGGGTACGAGCGCCGCGACGCCCGCTACTTCGCGGCGCAGGAGTTCGTGGACAGTCAGCTGGGCCGGGTCCTCGACGCGGTCGATCTCCATGCACCAGGTGCGCTGGTGATCTACACCTCCGACCACGGCGACATGCTCGGCTCGCACCGGCTGCACGCCAAGGGCCCTGCCATGTACGACGAGATCGCCCGGGTGCCGCTGCTGATCAGACTGCCCGGCACCACCGTCCCCGGCACGGTCGGCCCGCATCCGGTCTCGCACATCGACCTCGCCCCCACCGTGCTCGCCCACGCGGGCATGGAGATCCCGGAGTTCCTGGCGGGCCGGAGCCTGCTGCCCGCGCTCGCCGACGCGGAGCACCGGGTGAATGCCGAGATCTTCGTGGAGTTCGGGCGGTACGAGGTCGACCACGACGGGTTCGGCGGCTTCCAGCCGATGCGCGGAGTCTTCGACGGCCGGTACAAGCTGGTCGTCAATCTGCTGTCGGACGACGAGTTGTACGACCTCGCCGAGGACCCCGGCGAGCTCCGCAACCTGATCGGCCATCCGGCGCACTCGGGGCCGCGCGACCGGCTGCACGACCGTCTCCTGGAGTGGATGAACGAGACCCGGGACCCGTTCCGGGGCACGTACTGGGAGCGCAGGCCCTGGCGCGCGGACGCCCGCGAGGCGACCTGGGCGTACGACGGGATGACCCGAGGGCGCCCCGCCGACCCCGGTCACCAGCCCCGGCAGCTGGACTACGCCACGGGTCTGGAGGCGACGGAGGCCGTCCGCCGCAAGGAGGCTCCGCGCGTCACTTCTTAGGCCCGGTCCGGGGCGGCCGTACGGGCCTGCGCGCCGCCCCTGCCGAGGAGTTCGGCCAGGCCGCGGCGGGTCGCGGCCAGCACCACGCGGTCCTCGGGGCGCAGGACATAGGTGCCGGGGAGGTCCCAGACCAGGGTGCGCGGGCGCGAAGTGCCGTGCTGGGTCCGCAGGTCGGGGGCGCGGTCGGCGGGGGCCGCGGTGTCCAGGGCGAGGATGCGCCAGACGCCGGGGCGGAACGCCTCCGCGACCGTACGGCCCTCCAGCTGGGGGTGGCCCGCCACGTCCACCGCCGCGAAGAGCAGCACTTTGCGCTCCACCGGTATGGCGCCCAGGATGTGACGGCCCATCATGGCCCCGGCGAAGGCGGGCGCGGCGAGGTGGGAGACGCTGCGGCTGCGGGTGAGGGCCCCGGGGTGTGCGGCGCGCAGGGTGCGGAAGACCGCCGTGGCGAAGTCGTCGTCGTACAGGCGCATGACGACGCGCAGTTCGGGATCGAGCGAGCGGGCGACGAGCGACGCCTCCAGGTTGGTGGTGTCGGAGCTGGTGAGGGCGAGCAGGGCGTGTGCCCGGTGGACGCGGGCCGCCTCCAGGACTCCCTCCTGGGTGACGTCGCCGATGACGGTGGGGACGCGGAGATGGCGTGCGAGACCGACGCCGCGGGCCTCCGGGTCGGCCTCCACGCAGACGACGGGGATGTCGAGTTCGTGCAGCCGCAGCAGGACGCGGGAGCCGATCTTCCCGAGGCCCAGCAGGACGACATGGCCGGAGAGCCGGCGCGAGGGGCGCAGCAGCGCGGAGCTGGAGCGGAAGGTGCCGAGGCCCTCCAGGACGGCGGCGATCAGGACCGGCAGGAGCAGCAGGCCGGTCAGGCCCGAACAGAGCTGCAGGATCTGGCGGCTGAGGGGCTCGTCGACGGCCGGGTCGCCGATCGCGAAGATGTCCAGGAGCGTGAGGTAGGCGGCGTGCAGGAAGTGGTTGTTGTCGGAGGAGGTCAGCCAGGAGGCGATGGTCAGGCCCAGGACGGCCGCGGTGATCCCGGCGAACGACCAGCGCAGCCGGCGCGAGAAGAGCCGGCCCAGCGGGACGCCGCGGTCGGTGAGGCGCGCGGCGGGCTGGGCGGGGCCCGGGCGGGAGACGGCCTCCAGGACCACGGTGCCGCGCCCGGTCGCGGAGGCCACCGTGGCTTCGTCGGGGAGGAGTTGGGGTCCGTCGGCGCCGCTGCCCTCCGCGCCTTCCGAGCCGGCCGGGTTCACCGCGGTCGAGGAGAGCAGGGCGAGCGTGTACAGACCCGGATCGGCGCTCACGCCGGGCTCGGGCGGGGACCGGTCGGCCGCCCGCAGCAGTACGCCGTCGGCCTGGACGACCTTGCTGGTGCCGGCCACCGCGGAGGCCGCCAGAGCGGGGGCGGCGGTGTCCGCGTCGGACAGGACCGTGGTCGACCTGTCGAGCACCGCCCGGTCGAGATCCGGGTCGGCGAGCGCCGCGGCCTGGTCGAGGACCTCCGACAGGTACTGCCCCAGCCTGCGGTTGTAGAGGCGGATCACCAGCCGCAGACGGGGGTTGAGACGGCGGGCGATCAGCGCCCCGCGGATGTTGGTCTCGTCGTCCTCGTAGACGAGCGCCAGCGCGGCGGCCCGGCCGACCCCGGCCGCGATCAGCACCTCGTCGGTCGGCTCGGTCGCCTCGGGGGCCGGTGCGGCGGCAGGGGTCTCGTCCGTACGGTTCGGCTCCGTACGGTTCATCACAGCCGACACCCGGCCGAGGAGAGCCGAGGCCCTGGCGCGCCCGGTCAACGGCAGCTGCGCCAGGGAGGTTTCGGCCAGCGGCGGTACGACGAGGGTCACCTGTTCCCGGTACACCTCGCGCAGTTCGGCCGCGAGCCGGTGGGCGAGGGTGTCGTCGCCGCAGACGACCATGTGGCCCGTGGGGTCTGCGGGGCCTGCCGGCTGCTGCTGGTGCGGAAGTGAGGACACGGGATCAGAGCATGCCGTACAGCTCTACGTGAGGACCAACCAGCGGTGCCCGTCGATGAGTTCGCGGGCCGCGTCCAGATGGCCCGCGTGGGCCGCGGTCTCCGTGATGACGTGCAGCACGACCTCACGGAGGCTGTGCAGGTGCGGGTCGCCGAACAGGTGGTGGGGCCACCAGGCCAGGGCGGCGTCCATGGGCGTCGCGGTGATCACGGCGTCCGCCAGCTCCGTCTCCCTGCGGTAGCGGTCGAGTACGTCGTCGGCCGGGACGGCGGGGTCCACCTGCCAGGCGTCGTCGATGTCGTCCAGCGCGCGGATCACCTCCTGGTCGCCGGTCGCGACCGCGCGGAACCAGAACCGTTCCACGTCGAGCGCCAGGTGCTGGACGAGCCCCAGACAGCTCCAGCCCGAGGGCAGCACGGGACGGCGCAGCGCGTCGGCGTCCAGCCCTTCGATGATGCCCAGGATGTGGCGGCGCTGCCCCGCCAGGGAGGTGAGCAGCGCACGCGACTCGGCGTCCGGGGTTGCGGGGACGGTCACTTGGCGATCTCCCAGATGTGGCCGCCGGGGTCCCGGAAGCTGGCGGTCCGGATTCCCCAGGGCCGGTCCATCGGCCCGTTGAGCAGGGTCACGCCGCGTGCGGCGAGCTCCTCGCACATCGCGTCCACGTCGTCCACGGTCAGGGTGAACTGGCTGCGGGCCCCGGCCCCGGGGTCCGCGACGCGCGCGGGCCCGATCAGCCCGGGCGCCTCGGAGATCCGGAGCAGGTTGATGAGGGTGTCCCCGAAGCCGAACACGGCCGAGTTGGCGTCCTCGTAGACCACCGGAAGTCCGAAGACCTCGCGGTAGAACTGCCGTGTGGCTTCCAGGTCCTCGGTGAAGAGCGTGATGGCGCTGATGCCTCTGGGCCAGGCGCGGTCTTCTGCGGTGTCGCTCATGACCGGAAGGATCTCCCCGGCGGACGCGCCGTGGCAACAGGCGGACGCGATCAGTGCAGGGCGCTCTTCGCCTGCCAGTCCGCCCAGTTGAGATTCCACTCGCCGTAGCCGTTCCCGGGCGCGACGACGCCCTTCGTCTCGGCTCCGGTGATCTCGAAGGGGTCGCCGACCTGGGTGATGCCGAAGAGGTAGCCGGCGTCGGCGTCGCTCATGCCGATGCACCCGTGACTGCGGTTGGCGCGGCCGAGGAACTGCGCGTTCCACGGGGCGGCATGGGCATACATCCCCGACCAGGTCAGCCGCATGGAGTCGTCGACCATCTGGTTGTACGCGTGGCCGAGCCCGACCGTCTCCGAGCGCATCTTGATCGTGCCCTCCCGTGCGAGGACGACCGCCGTACCCCGCCAGGACCGCGTGTCGCCGCCCGGAGTGCCGCCCGAGACGAGGATCTGCCGGACACTGCGGCCGTCGCGGTACACCGTCATCTTCTTGGTGTCGAGATTGACCTTGTTCAACTGGTCTCTGCCGATGGTGAACCGGGTGCTGTAGTCGCGTACGAAGAAACCGCCCGCCGAGCCCGTGTCGACACCGTTCAGATCGGCCTGGAGAGAGACCTTCGTGCCGGGCTTCCAGTACTCCTTGGGGCGCCAGTCGACGCGGTCGCGCCCCGAGTAGTCCTTGATCCAGCCCCAGGAGCCCTCGGTGTTGTTGGAGGTGGTGACCTTCAGCTGCTTCTCCACCGCCGTCTTGTTCCCGACCGGGCTGTCGAACACGATCGACAGCGGCTGGGCGACGCCGACCGCGGTGTCCTTGGCGGGGGACATGGTGACCTTGTTGACCCGGTCCGCCGCAGCCGTCGCGAACGCCGCCTGCGCGGTGCCGCCGTCCGCCGTGGCGGCCCGCACGGTGTAGCCGGTGCCGGGGGCCGCGCTGCGGGCCGAGGTCCAGGACTTTCCGTCCGGGGAGAGCGTGCCCGCGAGACTCCCGCCCTTGTCCGCGGTCACCGTGACGTTGTCGAGGGTGCCCGCAGCGAGTGTCACCTTCACCGGGGTGCCGGCCCTGGCCTGCTGTCCGGTGAGATTCACGGTGATCTTCGCGGGGGCCGCCGCCGTCTTTCCCGGGGCCTTTCCGTCAGTGCCGCTTCCGGAACCGCCGGCGGACGCAGTGCCGGAGCAGGCACTGAGTGCGGCGGTCGCGCACAGCACGGCGCCTATGACCGCGTTTCTGCGTA
The sequence above is drawn from the Streptomyces sp. NBC_01465 genome and encodes:
- a CDS encoding VOC family protein; this encodes MSDTAEDRAWPRGISAITLFTEDLEATRQFYREVFGLPVVYEDANSAVFGFGDTLINLLRISEAPGLIGPARVADPGAGARSQFTLTVDDVDAMCEELAARGVTLLNGPMDRPWGIRTASFRDPGGHIWEIAK
- a CDS encoding mycothiol transferase is translated as MTVPATPDAESRALLTSLAGQRRHILGIIEGLDADALRRPVLPSGWSCLGLVQHLALDVERFWFRAVATGDQEVIRALDDIDDAWQVDPAVPADDVLDRYRRETELADAVITATPMDAALAWWPHHLFGDPHLHSLREVVLHVITETAAHAGHLDAARELIDGHRWLVLT
- a CDS encoding NAD-binding protein — encoded protein: MVVCGDDTLAHRLAAELREVYREQVTLVVPPLAETSLAQLPLTGRARASALLGRVSAVMNRTEPNRTDETPAAAPAPEATEPTDEVLIAAGVGRAAALALVYEDDETNIRGALIARRLNPRLRLVIRLYNRRLGQYLSEVLDQAAALADPDLDRAVLDRSTTVLSDADTAAPALAASAVAGTSKVVQADGVLLRAADRSPPEPGVSADPGLYTLALLSSTAVNPAGSEGAEGSGADGPQLLPDEATVASATGRGTVVLEAVSRPGPAQPAARLTDRGVPLGRLFSRRLRWSFAGITAAVLGLTIASWLTSSDNNHFLHAAYLTLLDIFAIGDPAVDEPLSRQILQLCSGLTGLLLLPVLIAAVLEGLGTFRSSSALLRPSRRLSGHVVLLGLGKIGSRVLLRLHELDIPVVCVEADPEARGVGLARHLRVPTVIGDVTQEGVLEAARVHRAHALLALTSSDTTNLEASLVARSLDPELRVVMRLYDDDFATAVFRTLRAAHPGALTRSRSVSHLAAPAFAGAMMGRHILGAIPVERKVLLFAAVDVAGHPQLEGRTVAEAFRPGVWRILALDTAAPADRAPDLRTQHGTSRPRTLVWDLPGTYVLRPEDRVVLAATRRGLAELLGRGGAQARTAAPDRA
- a CDS encoding sulfatase-like hydrolase/transferase, producing MTAPPRQTVLLMTDATRWDMLGSYRETGVRTPHLDRLAATGTRFERAYTTQPVCAPARSALFTGTWPHSNGTWSNSLAPGLGVPTLGQRLGAHDIAAGYIGKWHLDGTDYFGNGRCPDGWDPEYWYDMRRYLEELTPEERLASRDPDTVDDPGVESGFTYAHRCTERAMDFIEQHSDEDFLLVVSYDEPHDPGITPPEFADRYRDFVFPHDENVLDGLEGKPEHQRVWAGPRLAEDRSGGYERRDARYFAAQEFVDSQLGRVLDAVDLHAPGALVIYTSDHGDMLGSHRLHAKGPAMYDEIARVPLLIRLPGTTVPGTVGPHPVSHIDLAPTVLAHAGMEIPEFLAGRSLLPALADAEHRVNAEIFVEFGRYEVDHDGFGGFQPMRGVFDGRYKLVVNLLSDDELYDLAEDPGELRNLIGHPAHSGPRDRLHDRLLEWMNETRDPFRGTYWERRPWRADAREATWAYDGMTRGRPADPGHQPRQLDYATGLEATEAVRRKEAPRVTS
- a CDS encoding L,D-transpeptidase, encoding MNPIRRNAVIGAVLCATAALSACSGTASAGGSGSGTDGKAPGKTAAAPAKITVNLTGQQARAGTPVKVTLAAGTLDNVTVTADKGGSLAGTLSPDGKSWTSARSAAPGTGYTVRAATADGGTAQAAFATAAADRVNKVTMSPAKDTAVGVAQPLSIVFDSPVGNKTAVEKQLKVTTSNNTEGSWGWIKDYSGRDRVDWRPKEYWKPGTKVSLQADLNGVDTGSAGGFFVRDYSTRFTIGRDQLNKVNLDTKKMTVYRDGRSVRQILVSGGTPGGDTRSWRGTAVVLAREGTIKMRSETVGLGHAYNQMVDDSMRLTWSGMYAHAAPWNAQFLGRANRSHGCIGMSDADAGYLFGITQVGDPFEITGAETKGVVAPGNGYGEWNLNWADWQAKSALH